In a genomic window of Vigna angularis cultivar LongXiaoDou No.4 chromosome 6, ASM1680809v1, whole genome shotgun sequence:
- the LOC108341538 gene encoding uncharacterized protein LOC108341538, giving the protein MSKVNHNKNISENIDQKLAGTDVLCEGKLLVRELQYLPIEEEDASKVLGFLRESKDSSCDDSPSVMEASMLVYGKMKIGNTDNQNNAKKMVQSLENKKTSVSNDNQLKRTIKHQCSRRARPGNSNHAVVPAKRRRLAACSKAETNHIIKNSSGDSGSEKRALSHTKVDDPFTCQKNGNSIPSSDEKSLEKNNKESILNEICEYRSVSGDKVEKDDSVTFNIPQAPLKSEIGVVMVMLEEDKQSLKADDPCFLSDTQGVIEEPLGASSDVGSVEQQPSITSRRQSTRNRPLSVRALESLANEFLYGERRQKKKLVPTQTDSFAICRKARTRSKTMPHNQSSDNGTAVLVEEKQLNGSSTA; this is encoded by the coding sequence ATGAGTAAAGTAAACCATAACAAGAACATTTCTGAAAACATTGATCAAAAGTTGGCTGGTACTGATGTACTTTGTGAAGGAAAGTTATTGGTGAGAGAACTGCAATATCTTCCAATTGAAGAGGAAGATGCATCTAAGGTGCTTGGTTTTTTAAGAGAAAGTAAGGATAGCTCCTGTGATGATTCGCCAAGTGTAATGGAAGCTAGTATGCTGGTATATGGCAAAATGAAAATTGGTAATACTGATAACCAAAATAATGCTAAGAAAATGGTCCAAAGCTTGGAAAATAAGAAGACCTCCGTGTCTAATGATAATCAGCTAAAAAGGACTATAAAGCATCAGTGTAGTCGAAGAGCAAGACCAGGTAATTCCAACCATGCAGTTGTTCCCGCCAAGAGGAGGAGATTGGCTGCATGTTCCAAGGCAGAGACAAACCACATCATCAAGAATTCTTCAGGAGACTCAGGATCAGAAAAAAGGGCTTTATCCCACACAAAGGTTGATGATCCTTTTACCTGTCAGAAGAATGGAAATTCAATTCCTTCTTCAGATGAAAAAAGTCTGGAAAAGAATAACAAAGAAAGCATTCTCAATGAAATTTGTGAGTACAGGAGTGTTTCAGGTGATAAAGTTGAGAAAGATGATTCAGTCACCTTCAACATACCCCAAGCTCCTTTGAAGTCTGAAATTGGTGTGGTGATGGTAATGTTGGAGGAAGATAAGCAGAGCCTGAAGGCAGATGATCCATGTTTCTTATCTGACACTCAAGGGGTAATTGAGGAGCCACTGGGAGCCTCTTCTGATGTTGGTTCTGTGGAACAGCAGCCTAGTATAACTTCCAGGAGGCAGAGCACAAGAAACCGACCATTATCAGTTAGAGCGCTTGAATCTCTAGCAAATGAATTCTTGTATGGAGAAAGAAGACAGAAAAAGAAACTTGTCCCAACACAAACTGATTCATTTGCTATTTGCCGCAAGGCTCGTACAAGAAGCAAAACCATGCCTCACAATCAGAGTTCAGATAATGGGACTGCAGTTTTAGTAGAAGAAAAGCAGTTGAATGGCAGCAGCACTGCTTAG